One Lysobacter silvisoli DNA window includes the following coding sequences:
- a CDS encoding cold-shock protein, with amino-acid sequence MSNREFGTVKWFNDAKGFGFISRESGEDVFVHFRAIQSQGFKSLQEGQKVSFTVVQGQKGLQAEAVQAV; translated from the coding sequence ATGTCGAACCGTGAATTCGGTACGGTCAAGTGGTTCAACGACGCCAAGGGCTTCGGTTTCATCAGCCGCGAGAGCGGCGAAGACGTCTTCGTGCACTTCCGCGCGATCCAGTCGCAGGGCTTCAAGAGCCTGCAGGAAGGCCAGAAGGTGTCGTTCACCGTCGTGCAGGGCCAGAAGGGCCTGCAGGCCGAGGCCGTCCAGGCCGTCTGA
- a CDS encoding lipase/acyltransferase domain-containing protein — protein MHTGHVLSVFVRRRLSDAARCLLSLLLLFAWLPPASAQTCNTPNLARNAVAFGHTTYPGYSAQRVNDGDRSTELGGGFSWVNDYGTWPATLDLTLASPARIDRVQLFTTRGYEATAYDIQLRVDGTWRTVSSVRGNSAASRDDRFAPQLADAVRILAVNGSGLQPYYFRVNELEIYACGGTPATTRVAGRVVEFGTGRGLGNVVVDLGGGITAITDAAGNYVFPAVPAGTYTLRPRLAGWTFGSDAFLIDQFTIVLSGGSRFVQNLIGYNRHPIVYVTGWTDNFNRFNPVVAQLQNNGYRGFDANIQTSLGYTPPLHVNALRVRSAIDTARYETGQPRVILFGHSMGGLVARAYMESVLYRNDVSQIFTFGTPHRGAPAITGLACVPNQPAVCEMSKPAMQLFNITHGQRPGTVYHAIGGDAPMWRRHEICFRIFGRRICIRSIPVPSFEFRNGWGWTSGVLIPGEDDGLIQTYSATGMPGFLDRMATQEIHIRPGLGHRDYYSWGDGVLSQQTYWNCLHPVLVARSRSHCGGPSFQFPFRAQRLQDTALAGAAMQPYRLAGSGGATMSGADEFNQRSLNVRKTLLANGRIEREFLVDGSPTLFAARWLAGSARITLIDPSGQVFDPEFAASVYEGEPQPGEPVGDELDPSMVLYQAADTTASYQFPAPRPGRWRMIVDGGADIETGGTDLATFASFASPLGIEFDALFPFLISGTRAELTLTPSAGLLSATAEIRIRRIDGGIDVVPMVRQADGRFTGSYDVPDAPGIAEATWYVSGLTAAGLDFERGGSESLQIGRRSLRIASVGAETAIGSRRRYQALEVPVEVIADYSGPAMVSADLVAADGQVVANAAQLQDVVAGANTLRLRFNGEDIYAGRRNGPYRLTNLISTDQREAANLSDWLQDEQLTTAAYDYRLFGPLTPFACDGRNLLLGGAAVATSTAPGYSPARTTDGDFNTALGGEYSWANAGSVPFAAFAAMPGSGSDRLDIALPVPDLAEQVLVYSSLGYEARDYDLEYFDGSAWNLIESVRGNVQTVREHRMPATRVERLRIVAHSGPDHDTAYVRINEVAAYRCGTFARFGAR, from the coding sequence ATGCACACAGGCCATGTCCTGTCCGTTTTCGTTCGCCGCCGCCTGTCCGATGCGGCGCGCTGCCTGCTTTCGCTGTTGCTGCTGTTCGCCTGGCTGCCGCCGGCGTCGGCGCAAACCTGCAATACGCCGAATCTCGCCCGCAACGCCGTCGCCTTCGGCCACACCACCTACCCTGGCTATAGCGCGCAACGGGTCAACGATGGGGACCGCAGCACCGAGCTAGGCGGCGGATTCAGCTGGGTCAACGACTACGGCACCTGGCCGGCCACGCTCGACCTGACCCTGGCCAGCCCGGCGCGCATCGATCGGGTGCAACTGTTCACGACCCGCGGCTACGAAGCCACTGCCTACGATATCCAGCTGCGCGTCGACGGCACGTGGCGCACCGTGAGCTCGGTGCGCGGCAACAGCGCGGCCTCGCGCGACGACCGCTTCGCGCCGCAGCTGGCCGACGCGGTGCGCATCCTCGCCGTCAACGGCTCGGGATTGCAGCCGTACTACTTCCGCGTCAACGAACTCGAAATCTACGCCTGCGGCGGCACGCCGGCGACCACGCGCGTGGCCGGCCGCGTGGTCGAGTTCGGCACCGGGCGGGGGCTGGGCAATGTGGTGGTCGATCTGGGCGGCGGCATCACCGCGATCACCGATGCGGCCGGCAACTATGTGTTCCCGGCTGTGCCGGCGGGCACCTACACGCTGCGGCCGCGGCTGGCCGGCTGGACCTTCGGCAGCGACGCCTTCCTGATCGACCAGTTCACCATCGTGCTCAGCGGCGGCAGCCGCTTCGTGCAGAACCTGATCGGCTACAACCGCCATCCGATCGTCTACGTGACCGGCTGGACCGACAACTTCAACCGCTTCAACCCGGTCGTGGCGCAGTTGCAGAACAACGGCTATCGGGGATTCGACGCGAACATCCAAACCAGCCTGGGCTACACCCCGCCCTTGCACGTCAATGCGCTGCGGGTGCGCTCGGCGATCGACACCGCCCGCTACGAAACCGGGCAGCCGCGGGTAATCCTGTTCGGCCACAGCATGGGCGGGCTGGTCGCGCGCGCCTACATGGAGAGCGTGCTGTACCGCAACGACGTCTCGCAGATCTTCACCTTCGGCACGCCGCACCGCGGCGCGCCCGCCATCACCGGCCTGGCCTGCGTGCCCAACCAGCCGGCGGTGTGCGAGATGTCCAAACCGGCCATGCAGTTGTTCAACATCACCCATGGCCAGCGCCCGGGCACGGTCTATCACGCGATCGGCGGCGACGCGCCGATGTGGCGCCGGCATGAGATCTGCTTCCGCATTTTCGGCCGCCGCATCTGCATCCGCTCGATCCCGGTGCCGTCCTTCGAGTTCCGCAACGGTTGGGGCTGGACCTCGGGCGTGCTGATCCCGGGCGAGGACGACGGCCTGATCCAGACCTACAGCGCCACCGGCATGCCCGGTTTCCTGGACCGCATGGCCACGCAGGAGATCCACATCCGGCCGGGCCTGGGCCATCGCGACTATTACAGCTGGGGCGATGGCGTGCTGAGCCAGCAGACCTACTGGAACTGCCTGCATCCGGTCCTGGTCGCGCGCTCGCGCAGCCACTGCGGCGGGCCGTCCTTCCAGTTCCCGTTCCGCGCGCAAAGGCTGCAGGACACGGCGCTCGCCGGTGCCGCGATGCAGCCGTATCGCTTGGCCGGCAGCGGCGGCGCCACGATGAGCGGCGCCGACGAGTTCAATCAGCGCAGCCTCAACGTGCGCAAGACCCTGCTGGCCAACGGCCGGATCGAACGCGAGTTCCTGGTCGACGGCAGCCCGACCCTGTTCGCCGCGCGCTGGCTCGCCGGCAGCGCCCGGATCACCCTGATCGACCCGAGCGGGCAGGTGTTCGACCCGGAGTTCGCCGCCTCGGTGTACGAAGGCGAACCGCAACCCGGCGAACCGGTCGGCGACGAGCTCGATCCGAGCATGGTGCTGTACCAGGCCGCGGACACCACCGCGAGCTACCAGTTCCCGGCGCCTCGGCCGGGCCGTTGGCGCATGATCGTGGACGGCGGTGCCGACATCGAGACCGGCGGCACCGACCTGGCCACGTTCGCGTCCTTCGCCAGTCCGCTGGGGATCGAGTTCGATGCGCTGTTTCCGTTCCTGATCAGCGGGACGCGCGCCGAACTGACTCTGACGCCTAGCGCGGGGCTGCTCAGCGCCACCGCGGAAATCCGGATCCGGCGCATCGACGGCGGCATCGACGTGGTGCCGATGGTCCGCCAGGCCGACGGCCGCTTTACCGGCAGCTATGACGTACCCGACGCGCCGGGCATCGCCGAAGCCACCTGGTACGTGTCCGGCCTGACCGCGGCCGGCCTGGACTTCGAACGCGGCGGCAGCGAGTCGCTGCAGATCGGGCGGCGCAGCCTGAGGATCGCTTCGGTCGGGGCCGAAACCGCCATCGGCAGCCGCAGGCGCTATCAGGCGCTGGAAGTGCCGGTGGAGGTGATCGCCGACTACAGCGGACCGGCGATGGTCTCGGCCGACCTGGTCGCCGCGGACGGCCAGGTGGTCGCCAATGCCGCGCAGCTGCAGGATGTCGTCGCCGGCGCCAACACCCTACGTTTGCGCTTCAACGGCGAGGACATCTACGCCGGACGACGCAACGGCCCCTATCGTTTGACCAATCTGATCAGCACCGATCAGCGCGAAGCGGCGAACCTGTCGGACTGGCTCCAGGACGAGCAGCTGACCACCGCCGCGTACGACTACCGCCTGTTCGGACCGTTGACGCCGTTCGCCTGCGACGGGCGCAACCTCTTGCTCGGCGGGGCGGCGGTCGCCACCAGCACCGCCCCGGGCTACAGCCCCGCACGCACCACCGATGGCGACTTCAACACCGCGCTCGGCGGCGAGTACAGCTGGGCCAATGCCGGCAGCGTGCCGTTCGCCGCATTCGCGGCCATGCCGGGCAGCGGTTCCGACCGGTTGGACATCGCCCTGCCGGTTCCCGACCTGGCCGAGCAGGTGCTGGTGTACTCCAGCCTGGGCTACGAGGCGCGCGACTACGATCTGGAGTACTTCGACGGCAGCGCCTGGAACCTGATCGAGAGCGTGCGCGGCAACGTGCAAACCGTGCGCGAGCACCGCATGCCCGCGACCCGGGTGGAGCGGCTGCGCATCGTCGCGCACAGCGGCCCGGATCACGACACCGCCTACGTGCGCATCAACGAGGTTGCGGCCTACCGCTGCGGCACGTTCGCCCGCTTCGGGGCGCGCTGA
- a CDS encoding PepSY domain-containing protein gives MKTSPSLRIAAFAIALAVSGTALAQDAMTEAQVRARLTDQGYTKINDVKFSDGVWKADARSAEGNRVDVRLDPKTGRVYPDEQVANLSEADVRARLAVAGYTNVHDVDYEDGIWNAEADDPAGRDVELKIDPRTGKVIGKEKD, from the coding sequence ATGAAGACGAGTCCGAGTTTGCGTATCGCCGCGTTCGCCATCGCCCTGGCCGTATCCGGCACCGCCCTCGCGCAAGACGCCATGACCGAAGCCCAGGTGCGTGCGCGCCTGACCGATCAGGGCTACACCAAGATCAACGACGTCAAATTCAGCGACGGCGTGTGGAAGGCCGACGCACGCAGCGCCGAAGGCAACCGCGTCGACGTGCGTCTGGACCCGAAGACCGGGCGCGTGTATCCGGACGAGCAGGTGGCCAACCTCAGCGAGGCCGACGTGCGCGCGCGCCTGGCCGTGGCCGGCTACACCAACGTGCACGACGTGGATTACGAGGACGGCATCTGGAATGCCGAAGCCGACGACCCGGCCGGCCGCGATGTGGAACTCAAGATCGATCCGCGCACCGGCAAGGTGATCGGCAAGGAAAAGGACTAA
- a CDS encoding MATE family efflux transporter codes for MQDLTQGPIPKHVLRMAAPIMVGMLFQTLYFLIDLYFVARLGDAAVAGVGAAGNVQFIVMALTQILGVGTMALISHAVGRKDRDDANLVFNQSLLLALACTAVTLVGGYALGGAYMRTLGADAATTQAGIDYLYWFLPGLALQFAQIAMGSALRGTGIAKPTMVVQMLTVVLNAILAPVLIAGWLTGKPMGVAGAGLATSISIAAGVVMMALYFARLEKYVGFDRSQFHARLEVWKRILRIGLPPGGEFALMFVYMAAIYWAIRGFGAEAQAGFGIGQRVMQAIFLPAMAISFATAPVAGQNVGARRPERVRATFYASAMIGSVLMLALTALCQWQPSWLVGVFTQEPAVIAVGAQFLGVISLNFVASGLIFTCSGMFQALGDTLPALLSSASRMLTFALPALWLSTRPDFELRQLWLLSVASVALQAVISVLLLLRALRRADRRMATAAAAT; via the coding sequence ATGCAGGACCTGACCCAGGGCCCCATCCCCAAACACGTACTGCGCATGGCCGCGCCGATCATGGTCGGCATGCTGTTCCAGACCCTGTACTTCCTGATCGACCTCTACTTCGTCGCCCGCCTGGGCGATGCCGCGGTGGCCGGCGTGGGCGCGGCCGGCAACGTGCAGTTCATCGTCATGGCCCTGACCCAGATCCTGGGCGTGGGCACCATGGCCCTGATCTCGCACGCGGTCGGGCGCAAGGACCGCGACGACGCCAACCTGGTGTTCAACCAGAGCCTGCTGCTGGCGCTGGCCTGCACCGCGGTCACCCTGGTCGGCGGCTACGCGCTGGGCGGCGCCTACATGCGCACCCTGGGTGCCGACGCGGCCACCACCCAGGCCGGCATCGATTACCTGTACTGGTTCCTGCCCGGCCTGGCGCTGCAGTTCGCCCAGATCGCGATGGGCTCGGCGCTGCGCGGCACCGGCATCGCCAAGCCGACCATGGTGGTGCAGATGCTAACCGTGGTGCTCAACGCGATCCTGGCGCCGGTACTGATCGCCGGCTGGCTGACCGGCAAGCCCATGGGCGTAGCCGGCGCAGGCCTGGCCACCTCGATCTCGATCGCGGCCGGCGTTGTGATGATGGCGCTGTACTTCGCGCGCCTGGAAAAGTACGTGGGCTTCGACCGCAGCCAGTTCCACGCCCGGCTCGAAGTGTGGAAGCGGATCCTGCGCATCGGCCTGCCGCCCGGCGGCGAGTTCGCGCTGATGTTCGTCTACATGGCGGCGATCTACTGGGCGATCCGCGGCTTCGGCGCCGAGGCCCAGGCCGGTTTCGGCATCGGCCAGCGGGTGATGCAGGCGATCTTCCTGCCGGCGATGGCGATCTCGTTCGCGACCGCGCCGGTGGCCGGGCAGAACGTGGGCGCGCGCCGGCCGGAGCGGGTGCGCGCGACCTTCTACGCCTCGGCCATGATCGGCAGCGTGCTGATGCTGGCGCTGACCGCGCTGTGCCAGTGGCAGCCGTCCTGGCTGGTCGGCGTGTTCACCCAGGAGCCGGCGGTGATCGCGGTGGGCGCGCAGTTCCTGGGCGTGATCTCGCTGAACTTCGTCGCCTCGGGGCTGATCTTCACCTGCTCGGGCATGTTCCAGGCCCTGGGCGACACCCTGCCCGCCTTGCTCAGCAGCGCCAGCCGCATGCTCACCTTCGCCCTGCCGGCGCTGTGGCTGTCGACCCGGCCGGACTTCGAACTGCGCCAGCTGTGGCTGCTGTCGGTGGCCTCGGTGGCCCTGCAGGCGGTGATCAGCGTGCTGTTGCTGCTGCGCGCGCTGCGCCGTGCCGACCGGCGCATGGCCACTGCCGCGGCCGCGACCTGA
- a CDS encoding M28 family metallopeptidase: MKLLLASLLSLSVSAALAAEAPKFDPKRLSEETRVLSSDEFEGRGPATAGETKTIEYVVAQMQAAGLQPGGDLKDGQRLWTQAVPLTRSQIAGTPSLSVSVGGKAQALTQGNEIAVRAALDGSKSVAIADAPLVFAGYGVKAPERDWDDFKGLDLKGKIAVVLINDPDFESGKGDFGGKAMTYYGRWTYKYEEAARQGALGLLIVHETDPASYGWATVKNSNTNTMFDVVRDRPGATHPRMEGWIQRDFAVDLFKRAGLDFEALKRQAQTRAFKPVELKGATLSANYAVQTEVITSQNIVGRIEGSQRPDETVIYSAHWDHLGVGAPDAKGDTIYNGAVDNATGTAALIEMGRAFAQGPKPQRSVVFLAVTAEEKGLLGSEYYSSKPLYPLGKTVAVINTDALDPEGPARDFSTAGSAKQDLLDELIALAKRWDMSYVTDPKPEAGHFFRSDHFPFAKRGVPAVSFGSGDDRIDGGRAAGEAAQRAYTADRYHQPADQWEASWSFTGMARDLELLYSLGNGLANSKRWPNWSQDSEFRAARDASAAERK, encoded by the coding sequence ATGAAACTGCTGCTCGCGTCCCTGCTGTCCCTGTCGGTATCCGCGGCCCTGGCGGCCGAGGCGCCGAAGTTCGACCCCAAGCGCCTGTCCGAAGAAACGCGGGTGCTGTCCTCCGACGAGTTCGAGGGCCGCGGCCCGGCCACCGCCGGCGAGACCAAGACCATCGAGTACGTGGTCGCGCAGATGCAGGCCGCGGGCCTGCAGCCCGGCGGCGATCTCAAGGACGGCCAGCGCCTGTGGACGCAGGCGGTGCCGCTGACGCGTTCGCAGATCGCCGGCACGCCGTCGCTGTCGGTCAGCGTGGGCGGCAAGGCGCAGGCGCTGACCCAGGGCAACGAGATCGCCGTGCGCGCCGCGCTCGACGGTTCCAAGTCGGTGGCTATCGCCGATGCGCCGCTGGTGTTCGCCGGTTATGGCGTCAAGGCGCCCGAGCGCGACTGGGACGATTTCAAGGGCCTGGACCTGAAAGGCAAGATCGCCGTGGTGCTGATCAACGACCCGGATTTCGAAAGCGGTAAAGGCGACTTCGGCGGCAAGGCCATGACCTACTACGGCCGCTGGACCTACAAATACGAAGAGGCCGCGCGCCAGGGCGCGCTGGGCCTGCTGATCGTGCACGAGACCGATCCGGCGTCCTACGGCTGGGCCACGGTCAAGAACTCCAACACCAACACCATGTTCGACGTGGTCCGCGACCGCCCCGGCGCCACCCATCCGCGCATGGAGGGTTGGATCCAGCGCGACTTCGCCGTCGACCTGTTCAAGCGCGCCGGCCTGGATTTCGAAGCGCTCAAGCGCCAGGCGCAGACGCGCGCGTTCAAGCCGGTGGAGCTCAAGGGCGCGACCCTGTCGGCGAACTACGCGGTGCAGACCGAGGTCATCACCTCGCAAAACATCGTCGGCCGCATCGAAGGCAGCCAGCGCCCCGACGAGACCGTGATCTACAGCGCGCACTGGGACCACCTGGGCGTGGGCGCGCCCGACGCCAAGGGCGATACCATCTACAACGGCGCGGTCGACAACGCCACCGGCACCGCCGCGCTGATCGAGATGGGCCGCGCCTTCGCGCAGGGGCCCAAGCCGCAGCGCTCGGTGGTGTTCCTGGCGGTGACCGCCGAGGAAAAGGGCCTGCTGGGTTCGGAGTACTACTCGTCCAAGCCGCTGTACCCGCTGGGCAAGACCGTGGCGGTGATCAACACCGACGCGCTCGATCCCGAAGGCCCGGCGCGCGATTTCTCCACCGCCGGCAGCGCCAAGCAGGACCTGCTGGACGAGTTGATCGCGCTGGCCAAGCGTTGGGACATGAGCTACGTGACCGATCCCAAGCCCGAGGCCGGCCACTTCTTCCGCTCCGATCACTTCCCCTTCGCCAAGCGTGGCGTGCCGGCGGTGTCGTTCGGTTCCGGCGACGACCGCATCGACGGCGGCCGCGCCGCGGGCGAGGCCGCGCAGCGCGCCTACACCGCCGATCGCTACCATCAGCCGGCCGACCAGTGGGAAGCCAGCTGGAGCTTCACCGGCATGGCCCGCGACCTGGAACTGCTCTACAGCCTGGGCAACGGCCTGGCCAACTCCAAGCGCTGGCCGAACTGGAGCCAGGACTCGGAGTTCCGCGCCGCGCGCGACGCCAGCGCGGCCGAACGCAAGTAA
- a CDS encoding MFS transporter, with translation MSASAAARVPPRSLWQGRSLVLAGIVLSAFTLRTAVTSLTPLLDGLGREFGFGPTMTGVLGMVPTAAFAVFGVLTPAIAHRLGLERAALTAMALAALGLLARAFAGDTAQLLAASAVALAGMGMGNVVLPPLVKRYFADRLGAVSSTYITVLQLGTILPALAAVPMAQAAGWRVSLGSWSLVAVAAALPWIAALWMERYGRSAQARTLAAAHDRAVGSGDEAPELAAPASTGRVWRAPLAWGMALMFGMTSLITYSMFTWLPKLLVEAGGSAALGGSMVALFSTLGLVAALALPALAVRIANPFPVVLACVAMYLAGFAGLLWAPMTATVLWVALLGLGPSTFPLSLTLINLRTRSQAGSAALSGFMQGLGYTISCLGPLLFGWLHERSHGWALPFGFLSLCLVVLAIGGYLACRPRMLEDQW, from the coding sequence ATGAGCGCGTCCGCCGCCGCGCGCGTGCCGCCGCGCTCGCTCTGGCAAGGGCGCAGCCTGGTGCTGGCCGGCATCGTGCTGTCGGCCTTCACCCTGCGTACCGCGGTGACGTCGCTGACGCCGCTGCTGGACGGCCTGGGCCGCGAGTTCGGTTTCGGCCCGACCATGACCGGCGTGTTAGGCATGGTGCCCACCGCCGCGTTCGCGGTGTTCGGCGTGCTCACGCCCGCCATCGCCCACCGCCTGGGCCTGGAGCGCGCGGCGCTGACCGCGATGGCGCTGGCCGCGCTGGGCCTGCTCGCGCGCGCCTTCGCCGGCGATACCGCGCAACTGCTCGCCGCATCGGCCGTGGCGTTGGCCGGCATGGGCATGGGCAACGTGGTGCTGCCGCCGCTGGTGAAGCGCTACTTCGCCGACCGCTTGGGCGCAGTGAGCTCGACCTACATCACCGTGCTGCAACTGGGCACCATCCTGCCGGCATTGGCCGCGGTGCCGATGGCGCAGGCCGCCGGCTGGCGCGTGTCGCTGGGCTCGTGGTCGCTAGTGGCGGTGGCCGCGGCGCTGCCGTGGATCGCGGCGCTGTGGATGGAGCGCTACGGCCGCTCCGCGCAGGCGCGCACGCTGGCCGCCGCGCACGACCGCGCGGTCGGCAGCGGCGACGAAGCGCCGGAGCTGGCCGCGCCCGCCTCCACCGGCCGGGTCTGGCGCGCGCCGCTGGCCTGGGGCATGGCGCTGATGTTCGGCATGACCTCGCTGATCACCTATTCCATGTTCACCTGGCTGCCCAAGCTGCTGGTCGAAGCCGGCGGCAGCGCCGCGCTGGGCGGCAGCATGGTGGCGCTGTTCTCCACACTTGGGCTGGTGGCCGCGTTGGCGCTGCCGGCGCTGGCGGTGCGCATCGCCAATCCCTTTCCGGTGGTGCTGGCCTGCGTGGCCATGTACCTGGCCGGGTTCGCCGGGCTGCTGTGGGCGCCGATGACGGCGACGGTGCTGTGGGTGGCGCTGCTGGGCCTGGGCCCCAGCACTTTCCCGCTGTCGCTGACCTTGATCAACCTGCGCACGCGCAGCCAGGCCGGTTCAGCCGCGCTGTCGGGCTTCATGCAGGGATTGGGTTACACGATCAGCTGCCTGGGCCCGCTGCTGTTCGGCTGGCTGCACGAGCGCAGCCACGGTTGGGCGCTGCCGTTCGGGTTCTTGAGCCTGTGTCTGGTGGTGCTGGCGATAGGCGGCTACCTGGCCTGCCGGCCGCGCATGCTCGAAGACCAGTGGTAA
- the msrB gene encoding peptide-methionine (R)-S-oxide reductase MsrB, whose product MTAFDLTPPSDAQRQALSAGLSDEERRVLLQHGTEAPFCGVFLDNKLDGVYTCRYCGLPLFRSNAKFDSGTGWPSFFAPYAGEHVRTVRDTSYGMIREEIVCARCGSHLGHVFPDGPPPTGERHCLNSVSLAFTRQGQALPDPLRRGGAESGVAD is encoded by the coding sequence ATGACCGCCTTCGACCTGACCCCTCCCAGCGATGCCCAGCGCCAGGCGCTGAGCGCGGGCCTGAGCGACGAGGAGCGCCGGGTGCTGTTGCAGCACGGCACCGAGGCGCCGTTCTGCGGGGTGTTCCTGGACAACAAGCTGGACGGCGTCTACACCTGCCGCTACTGCGGCCTGCCGCTGTTCCGCTCCAACGCCAAATTCGACTCCGGCACCGGCTGGCCCAGCTTCTTCGCGCCCTACGCGGGCGAGCACGTGCGCACCGTGCGCGATACCAGCTACGGCATGATCCGCGAGGAAATCGTCTGCGCGCGCTGCGGCAGCCACCTGGGCCATGTGTTCCCCGACGGCCCGCCGCCCACCGGCGAGCGCCATTGCCTGAACTCGGTGTCGCTGGCGTTCACCCGCCAGGGCCAGGCGCTGCCGGATCCCTTGCGGCGCGGCGGTGCGGAGAGCGGCGTCGCGGATTAG